One segment of Chlorocebus sabaeus isolate Y175 chromosome 24, mChlSab1.0.hap1, whole genome shotgun sequence DNA contains the following:
- the HHIPL1 gene encoding HHIP-like protein 1 has protein sequence MARAGAGALLALWVLGAAAHPQCLDFRPPFRPPQLLRLCAQYSDFGCCDEGRDAELTRRFWDLESRVDAAEWAACAGYARDLLCQECSPYAAHLYDAEDPFTPLRTVPGLCQDYCLDMWHKCRGLFRHLSTDQELQALEGNRARFCRYLSLDDTDYCFPYLLVNKNLNSNLGHVVADAKGCLQLCLEEAANGLRNPVAMVHARDGTHRFFVAEQVGLVWAYLPDRSRLEKPFLNISRAVLTSPWQGDERGFLGIAFHPSFRHNRRLYVYYSVGIRASEWIRISEFRVSEDDENAVDHSSERILLEVKEPASNHNGGQLLFGDDGYLYIFTGDGGMAGDPFGTFGNAQNKSALLGKVLRIDVDRKERGLPYGIPPDNPFVGDPAAQPEVYALGVRNMWRCSFDRGDSASGAGRGRLFCGDVGQNKFEEVDLVERGGNYGWRAREGFECYDRSLCANSSLNDVLPIFAYPHTIGKSVTGGYVYRGCEYPNLNGLYIFGDFMTGRLMSLHENPGTGQWHYSEICMGHGQTCEFPGLINNYYPYIISFGEDEAGELYFMSTGEPSATAPRGVVYKIIDPSRRAPPGKCQIQPAQVKIRSRLIPFVPKEKFIPKTRSTARPTARAPTRAPRRRRPTVAPPPPTPRPARPTQQPGSRRGGGRRRGRLNSANRAFRDGEVRLVRPAGLSSGSGRVEVFVGGRWGTVCDDSWNINGAAVVCRQLGFAYAVRAVKSAEFGQGGSLPILLDNVRCAGWERNLLECQHNGVGTHNCEHDEDAGVVCSHQNPDL, from the exons ATGGCtcgggccggggccggggcgcTGCTGGCGCTTTGGGTGCTCGGGGCCGCAGCGCATCCGCAGTGCCTGGACTTCAGGCCGCCCTTCCGGCCGCCGCAGCTGCTGCGCCTCTGCGCGCAGTACTCTGACTTCGGCTGCTGCGATGAAGGGCGCGACGCCGAACTGACCCGCCGCTTCTGGGACCTGGAGAGCCGCGTGGACGCCGCCGAGTGGGCCGCGTGCGCCGGCTACGCGAGGGACCTGCTGTGCCAG GAATGCTCTCCGTATGCAGCCCACCTCTACGACGCCGAGGACCCGTTCACACCCCTGCGCACGGTGCCCGGGCTCTGCCAGGACTACTGCCTGGACATGTGGCATAAGTGCCGGGGGCTGTTCCGTCACCTCTCAACTGACCAGGAGCTCCAGGCGCTGGAGGGCAACCGTGCCAGGTTCTGCCGCTACCTGTCCCTGGATGACACGGACTACTGCTTCCCTTACCTGCTGGTCAACAAGAACCTCAACTCAAACCTGGGCCATGTGGTGGCCGATGCCAAGGGCTGCCTGCAGCTGTGCCTGGAGGAGGCGGCCAACGGGCTGCGCAACCCCGTGGCCATGGTCCATGCCAGGGATGGCACCCACCGCTTCTTCGTGGCTGAGCAGGTGGGGCTGGTGTGGGCCTACCTGCCCGACCGCTCGAGGCTGGAGAAGCCTTTCCTGAACATCAGCCGGGCGGTGCTCACCTCGCCCTGGCAGGGTGACGAGCGTGGCTTCCTGGGCATTGCCTTCCACCCCAGCTTCCGGCACAACCGCAGGCTCTACGTCTACTACTCAGTGGGTATCCGCGCCAGTGAGTGGATCCGCATCAGCGAGTTCAGGGTCTCTGAGGATGACGAGAACGCCGTGGACCACAGCTCTGAGAG GATACTGCTGGAGGTCAAAGAACCAGCTTCAAACCACAACGGGGGTCAGCTGCTGTTCGGGGATGACGGGTACCTCTACATCTTCACCGGAGATGGCGGGATGGCCGGAGACCCCTTTGGGACATTCGGAAATGCCCAAAACAA GTCGGCGCTGCTGGGCAAGGTGCTGCGCATCGACGTGGACCGTAAGGAGCGCGGTCTGCCCTATGGCATCCCGCCCGACAACCCGTTCGTGGGCGACCCCGCCGCGCAGCCCGAGGTCTATGCCCTGGGCGTGCGCAACATGTGGCGCTGCTCCTTCGACCGCGGCGACTCCGCGTCGGGCGCGGGCCGCGGGCGCCTCTTCTGCGGCGATGTGGGCCAGAACAAGTTCGAGGAGGTGGACCTGGTGGAGCGCGGCGGCAACTACGGCTGGCGCGCGCGCGAGGGGTTCGAGTGCTACGACCGCAGCCTGTGCGCCAACTCCTCCCTCA ATGACGTGCTGCCGATTTTCGCCTACCCTCACACGATTGGCAAGTCGGTCACAGGGGGCTACGTGTACCGGGGCTGCGAGTACCCCAATCTGAACGGCCTCTACATTTTTGGGGATTTCATGACCGG GCGTCTGATGTCCCTCCACGAGAACCCAGGGACAGGCCAGTGGCACTACAGTGAGATCTGCATGGGCCATGGCCAGACCTGTGAGTTCCCAGGCCTCATCAACAACTACTACCCGTACATCATCTCCTTCGGGGAGGATGAGGCTG GGGAGCTGTACTTCATGTCGACAGGGGAGCCGAGTGCCACAGCTCCACGTGGGGTTGTCTACAAAATAATTGACCCGTCCAG GCGGGCACCACCTGGCAAGTGTCAGATCCAGCCTGCTCAGGTGAAGATCAGAAGCCGCCTCATCCCCTTTGTGCCCAAAGAAA AGTTCATCCCGAAGACACGGAGCACCGCGCGGCCTACAGCGCGGGCGCCCACCCGGGCGCCCCGGCGCAGGCGCCCCACGGTAGCTccgccccctcccaccccgcGGCCAGCGCGGCCCACCCAGCAGCCAGGGAGCCGCAGGGGCGGCGGGCGCCGGCGGGGGCGGCTGAACTCGGCGAACCGGGCGTTCCGGGATGGTGAGGTGCGCCTGGTGCGGCCCGCGGGCCTGAGCTCCGGCAGCGGGCGCGTGGAGGTGTTCGTGGGCGGACGCTGGGGCACCGTGTGCGACGACTCCTGGAACATCAACGGCGCCGCCGTCGTGTGTC